From the genome of Biomphalaria glabrata chromosome 17, xgBioGlab47.1, whole genome shotgun sequence, one region includes:
- the LOC129923609 gene encoding serine-rich adhesin for platelets-like translates to MNIWFYLLVLAALAVVDVAALSTATTDSTISTTTITDSTASTLTDSTASTITDSTASPAADSTTSISSGNDGKSTSTATTNSTISAINSDPSITTNSTTSDHSQSSRMSALSGFVMIASVLLIKIFS, encoded by the exons ATCTGGTTCTATCTCCTTGTTCTGGCAGCCTTAG ctgTAGTTGATGTAGCAGCCTTATCTACAGCTACAACAGATAGCACAATCTCAACTACAACTATAACTGACAGCACAGCCTCAACTTTAACAGACAGCACAGCCTCAACTATAACTGACAGCACAGCCTCACCTGCAGCTGACAGCACAACCTCAATTTCATCTGGAAATGATGGAAAATCCACAAGTACAGCTACAACAAATAGTACGATATCTGCAATTAATTCTGACCCCAGTATAACTACCAACTCCACGACGTCTGATCATTCACAAA gTTCTAGAATGTCAGCGCTGTCTGGATTCGTGATGATTGCGTCTGTGTTGTTGATCAAGATTTTctcataa